The sequence below is a genomic window from Brooklawnia cerclae.
CTCTTCCTCGCGCTCGTGTCGCAGACAGCCTCAGCGCCGGAAAGCCCGTTGGTAGGGGTACGGCACGTAGGGCAGTTGCACCTTGAGGCGCTCCGCGGCATGCAGGCCGAAGCTGGTGTCGCGCAGGAATTCCCGGCCCACCAGGACGATGTCGGCGAGCCCTGTGGCGACGATCTGCTCGGCCTGGAAGGGCTCGTCGATCATGCCGACAGCAGCCACCGTGAGCCCGGTGGCCTGCTTGACCGCCGTTGCCAGGGGCACCTGGTAGCCGGGGCCGACCGGGATCGGAGCCTGGGCGACGTTGCCGCCCGACGAGATGTCGGCCAGGTCGACCCCATGCTGGCCGAGCCAGGTCACGACCTGGGAGGTCTCCTCGACGGTGACGCCCCCGTCCACCCACTCGGTCGCCGACAGCCGCACGCTGAGCGGTACGGAGTCCTCGATCACACCGCGGACCGCGTCCACGACCCTCAGCAGCAACCGGGCGCGGTTCTCCAGCGACCCGCCGTACTCGTCGGTGCGCAAATTGCTCAGAGGTGACAAGAACTCGTGCAACAGGTATCCGTGCGCGGAGTGGATCTCCAGGAAGTCGAAGCCCGCGTCCACCGCCCGGCGAGCGGCGGCGGCGAACGCGTCCACGACTCCGGCGATCCCGGCCTCGTCGAGCGCGACGGGCTCGGCCAGGCCGGGGAAGGCCACCGCGGAGGGTGCGACCGTCTGCCACGCGCCGTCCTCGGGCGACATCGCGCCGCTCCGCGGCACACCCCATTCCCTGTAGACCGATGCCTTGCGGCCGGCGTGGGCCAGTTGGATGCCGATCTTCGCACCGAGGCCGTGGACGAGGTCGACGACCGGACGGAAACCGTCGCGCTGGGCGTCGTTCCACAGACCGAGGTCGTTGGCGCTGATGCGTCCCTCGGGAACGACACCGGTCGCCTCCACGATGATCGCCCCGGCGCCGCCGCGCGCCAGCGAGCCGTAGTGCATCAGATGCCACGGGACGGGAACTCCGTCGCGTGCCTCGACGACGTACTGGCACATCGGGGGCACCCACAGGCGGTTGCGGATCTCGAGCCCGCGCAGGGTGATGGGCTCGAACAGTGCGTGACTCATTGGTTTGCTCCTCGGAATCGGTTCGCTGGGGGAATCGGCGCGACGCCTGCGGGCTGCCGAGCGTCCGGGATCCTTGGCATGCTCGGTTTCCTTCCAGGATGGGGCGGTAGCCCGCGGTCCGCTGATACGGCAGACATCGTAATACGATCGATGTCGTACAACGCACCATATACTGCACAAGAACGTCACCGGAAAGGGGGCCTCAGAGTGCGAGAACTGGAACACCCGGAGATCGACGACATCCGCATCGATGCGGTGCTCGCCGCGCTCGCCGACCCCGTGCGCCGCAGCATCGTCACCGAACTCGCCGCGGGGAATCACGACATGGTCTGCAGTGCCTTCGACCTACCCGTGACGAACTCGACGAAGACCCATCACTTCCGCGTCCTGCGCGAGGCCGGCATCATCCGGCAGGAGTACCGCGGCACCTCGATCCACAACTCGCTGCGCATCGACGACCTGGACGCCCGCTTCCCCGGTCTGCTCTCCGCGATCCTGACGGCCGACTGACCACCAGCGGTCGCATCGGGACGCGGCGCGGGCATGCCCGATGCGCACGGTTCTCGCGATCCCCGTGCGCAGGATGTCGCCCCGGGCGGGGACTATCCGGACGACTTGACCGGATGGACGTGGACGCGCGTCAGATCCGAGTGCGACTCCACGTCCGCCCGGAGACCGAGAGTGGGCAGTTCGTCGGAGAACCAGCGCGGGACGTGGTCGCAGATGATGTCCAACCGCAGGAAGTTGGCCTCGCGGAAGAACGGCAGGAGCACCTGCCGGGAATTGTGGGCGCCCTTGACCGCCATCGCCTCACGCAGGTCGACGCGGTAGTGACCCGCCCTCTCGGGCACCGGCTCGATCACGGCGATCGGCTCGATCGTCTCCGCTGGTGCCGCCGCCCTGGCCTGGGCGTAGAAACGCTCGATCTCCTGGACGAACTGCTCCGGGTAGCCGTTGACCTCCCACAGGACGACGCCGAGGCTGCCGAAGGCGACCCGGTAGTAGCCGTTCGCAGCCCTGGCGGCCAGCACCTGGCAGTCGCCCAGCCACTCGGTCACGGTCGCGAAATAGGCTCGCAGGTCGTCCATCGAGTCGCACTCACCCGCGAAGAACTCGAGCCGCTGTGAGGACGACCACGTATCGCCCTCACGCTCGTACACGTAGATGGTGCCGCCCCTCTTGGGGCTGGCCGCACGACCCGACTGGTCGAGCAACGCCGCGATCTTCATGAAACTGTCCTTCGGTTCGTTCGGTCGGCTCGCCGGGGGTCAGCCGTCCACCGGGGATGGTGTGGGCTCACGAGACGCAGCCGAGGGCGCATGTGTCGCACCCGTCGGCGCACAGCCCCATCACGTCGATGTCCGGGAGCACCAGGAACCGGCTCTGGGAGATGACGAACGCCTCGGTCTGCCGGTCGTTGGAGATCGTCACGGTGTCGTTGCCGAACGTGATGCTGATGGGCAACTTCACGGGCACGTCCTTCGACAGCGCCATCCGCGTCCTGGACGAGAACCGCTTGTGACCGACGGCCGGGCTGTTCGCGATGACATCGCCGGAGGTGGCGACGCGGACGAGGTTGCCCGTGGCGTCGAATCGCACCGAGTTCTCGTCGGCGTCCATCTCCAGGGCGTCCACGTCGTAGGCCATGACCGGCCCGATGGGGGTGGTCAGGCTGACGGGTGCGGCGGGCTCGAACGACTCGAGCTCTCCGGTCTCGAACACGCGGACGCCGGCCCTGCCCTGGAAGACGCCGAGCGGCGTGGCCACGGGGACGACCTCGCCGGGCCACAGGATGACGCTCTTCACCTTCCCGCTGGGATAGAAGCGGACTCCGATGATCTTCGCCGTGATGGACCCGAAACCGAACTCGAAGGTGAAGTCGTCAGCGAGAGCCTTCTCGTCGTCCTGTGACCAGGAGAACCCGATCTGGCCGTTGAGCGGGAAAACGCTGTCGAGGACACCGTCCTCGAAGAACGTCACCAGTTCGGCGGGAAACGCGCCCAGCGGTGTGTCCACCATGGTCTGCGCGTCCAGGCAGATGCTGCGAATCGCTCCGCTCTCGCAGAACGACAGGGACTTCATGTCCTTGCTGCGAACGTCGGGCCGCGAATAGCGGGGCACAAGATCGCCGCAACTCGTGTGCACCACGTTCGGCTGATCCACGTGACATTCCCGCATCCCGCCCGAGGCGTATGTGGTGTAGCTGGAGATCCCCTGGAGATCCAACGCAATGGTCGGCATGCCGATGTCCTTCCCCGCGGCCTCAGGCCTGCGAAGTGAAAAGCTCTTCTGGGTCCGCGCGATTCGCCTTGGCGGTCAACCTGTCCGGGGTCACCCGGAACACGGCGACGGCGTTGCCGTCCTTGGACGACCGATACCGTTCGACCAGGCCGTCGGCGATCGGCGCGCGGTAGTAGCCGGGCAGCAGCTTGTCCACGAGCGCCTGCAGTGCCCGGGCGGCCTCCCCGGAGTCGTCGACCCGATGCGCCGTCCCGAAGACCATCACGCTCATGTAGGCCGTGTCCGCATGACAGGCCATCGGCGCAGTCACCGTCCCGTACTCCTCGTAGACGGTGAAGCACACCTTGGGTTCCGCCTCGAGCATGCCGACCTTCCGGCCCGACCCCATGCCGTGGAAGTACACGCTGCCGTCGAGGTAGACGTAGTTCACCGGCACCGCATAGGGATAGTCGTCCGCCGGCAGCCCGAGGATCCCCACCCTCTGGGTCTCCAGGAAACGCGATATCTCCTCGCTGTCCTCACACACTCGTTCCGTGTAGGCGATCTCGGTCACAACGCTCCTCGGCGGCATCGTCTCGTCGTTCGGGGTCGGGATGGGCCGGGACGACGGCGGATCCGCAGGGCGCTCGCCCATGCCGTCCCCGCCGCCGACCCGCGTGCTGGTGCTACCAGACGTTCAGCACCCATTCCTTGCTCTTCTTGTATTCCATGTCGGTGAACAGGGCGTTGGCCATCTCCTCGGCCAGGTGGATCGCCCCCGCGTAGCCCATGACCGGATGGCGGTATTTCCCGGCCCGGTCGTAGACGGGGAAGCCGACCCGCACCATCGGCACCTTGTGGTCGATGGAGATGAATCGTCCCTTCGAATGCCCCAGGATCAGGTCCAACTCCAGACCCTCGTCCTTTATGCGGCCCTCCAGGTCCCACAGGTCGGCGTTCGTGACGATCTCCATGCCGTGCGTGATGTTGGCCTGCAACGCCTGGATGCGCGGATCCCGGTCGTAGTGACTGTTGTCGTCACCCAGGAGCAGGAGCACCGGCTTCATCTCCAGGTCCAGGCAGAACTCGGCCAGGCCGACCACTAGATCCGGATTGCCGTAGATGGCCACCTTCTTGTCCGCGAAGAACATGTGGGTCAGATCCGTGATGGCGTCGAGGGCGATGCCCCGCTCCCGCACCAGGGACTCCGGAATCGGCTTGCCCGTCATGGTGCTCAGGTTCTTCAGCAGGGTGTCCGTGTTGCGGATGCCGATGGGCGAGGGGCCGACGATCGCGGGGACGCCGAACTTGTCGGAGAGGAACGCCGCGGCCTGACCTCCCTCGTAGCGGTTGAGCGCGATGGTCCCGATGGCGTTGGCCGTCCCGGCGATGTCTTCCACCGTCGTCTCGCCGTGCGCGACGTGGTTGCCCGAGGGCATCAGGGGCGCGTCGAAGGTCTCGGTCTCGAACAGCACGGTGGCGTCGATGTCCATCTCGGCCAGCAGGTGCTTCAAGGCCGTCACATCCCCGGGGTTGACCCATCCGGTGATGAAGTTGATCTTCCCGTTCGGCTCACCCTTCTCGGCGAAATGGCTGACGAACTCCTTCACCGCGAGGTCGTAGCCGCTGATCATGCTCCCCACGAAGCTGGGCGTGTGGATGGGGATCAGGTGCACCTCGCGACCGGGGAACTTCTCCTTGAGCAGGCCGTTCTCGAGCTTCGTCACGACCCCGTCGATGTCGTCACCGATCACCTCGGTGGAGCAGGTCGAGATGATGGGCACCACCTTGACATCGGGGTACCGAGTCAGGAGCACGTCGACCGCCTCCTCGACGCGGTTGAGTGCACCGAACACCGCGCCGTCCTCGTGGAGCGAGGACGAGGCGATCTCGAAGCTCTCCTTGAAATGCTGGGAGAAGAGCAGCCGGACGAACATCACGCAACCCTGACCGCCGTGGACGATCCCGATGCAGTCCTTGATGCCGATGCTCGCGTATTGGGCCCCGCACGGCTGGCAGGTGAAAATGGGGTTGATCGTCCCCGCCCGTTCCTTCTCCTTCAACTGACACGTGTCCATGCGTGTCCTCCTCATCTACGTTTCGCGATCCGCATTCCGCGCCGCGAGGGCCTAGTAATGGGTGTCCGTCAGCTCTTCGTTCAAAGACCCCGTGATGGTCAGGTAGTCCAGCTTCTCCCGCAGGGCCTGCATCACCTGCCGGATCTCCTGGGCGCTGAGGTCGTCGAGCCAGCCGAACTTGTTCCGGTAGGCGCGCGAGAGGTCAAGAGCATCCGCGTAGTAGCACTTGTCCTCCGGCGTGGAGGGCACGATCTCCTCCCCGCACAACAGGTCACAGGTCATGCCGAGGATGTGCTCGTTCTGCCGTTCCCGGTCCCAGGCACGGGAGTGGAACTGCCACAGGCATTTCTTCATGATGTGGTCCAGCAGCAGTTCCATGTACTCGCTCTGCTTTTCTTCGGTCATCGCGGATACCTCCTCAGGCGCCGATCTTGAGCGACGCGTCCGCGTCCGCCTCGCCGGTCTCGGTGAGGACGAACTCGGGGTACTCGCGCTCGCGCAGTCTGGCGACCGAGTCGATGGCGCCCGTGTACTCCCGCAGGTTCGGGTCGTCGCGCACCTCGGCGGGCAGGTTCACGTCCGACAGCATCTGCCGCGTGACGAATCCCTTGTCTGTGGGGATCTCGTCCTTGCTGATGTCGAGCAGGGACAACTCGTGGATGGGCGAGTAGACCGCGTCGTAGATGTCGCGGGCGAAGCGCACCCAGCCCTCGTACCCCTTCCAGGGTCCGTTGTGGTAGGCGTGAGCGTTGAGGTAGGGCACCCGGACCTTCTTGGCCACCTCTCCGGGACGCTTCCCGGTGAAGATGCAGTCGGGCTTGAGTGTCTCCATGGCCTCCATGCCCTCGAGTTCGTTCGGGTCGTCGATGGCCAGCGCACCCACCTCGCAGCGGGAGATGCCTTTCTCCATGTCACCCTGGTGACCGAACTTCGTGTACACGGAGACGACCTCGACGCCCATCTCCTCGTGGATCGCGTTGGCCCAGTGCCACAGCTTCGACCCGCCTGGCCACAGGCAGACCTTCTTGCCCTGCAGTCGTGCCTTGTACCATTCGAGTTCCGGCTTCCAGCGGGCGGTCTCCTCCGAGATGATGGCCTCTGCACGATCCTCGATCCCGAAGAACGTGGCGACCTTTCGCAGGGACGCCGACAGCGGCTCGAACCCGAAGCCGTCGATGTCCAGCCGGGGGATGCCGTACCGCACCCGCAACTCGTTGCAGATGTACTCCGCCGACCGTGCGCACTCCAGGACGTTCAGCTGGGCCTTGTGCATGCCCCGCAGATCGTCGTAGGAGCCGTTGCCGGTGAAGGTCGACAGCACCTGGATGCCCATCCTCCTGAAGAAGTCGTTCATGACTTCCTGGTCACCCTGGATGTTGTATTCCCCGACGTAGTTGATGACGTAGTCGCTCTTGATCTCCGGCTCGACCGTGCCGACCTTCTGGTTGACCCAGGCGATGTTGATCTTGTGGTGACCGCCGGACTGGCTGGGGCCCCCGAAACCAGGCGAGTTGCAGACGAAGATGTCCACATCGGGCATCTCGTCCATGATCTCGTTCGCCAGGGCCTCGATGTCGTCACCGATCAGGGCGGACGCGCAGGTCTGGTAGATCGTCATGCGCTTGATGTCGGGGAAGGCCGCGAATGCCTCCTTGATGCTCTTGCGCAACTGCTCCTCGGCGCCGAAGACGACGTGCTGTTCCTTCATGTCGGTCGCGAAGGTGTACTTCAGCTGGAAGTTGTCGTTGTCGCTGATGTAGCGCTTGGTCTGCCAGGTGTCGTACGTGCATCCGACCGGGCCGTGGCTCAGGTGGATGACGTCCTTCATCGGGGTGCCGATGACGTGCTTGGCGCCGCAGTAGGCGCAGCCCCGCTCGGACAAGGTGCCGGGGATGGTGTTGAGGTAGCCCAGCGGGAGCGCGTCGGAGAGATCCTCCCCCTCGCCCTTGATGACTGCGTGCTTCTCCCTCTCAGGGATCGATTCGCTGCACTTGAACAGGTGATACGGCATTGTCGGTGCCTTTCTTCCTAGTCGCCGATGCCGTACTTGACGACCATCTTCTCGAGCTCGTCCATGCTCAGCGGCGATGGGACGACGAAGTCCTCGTTCTCGATGATCTTCCGGGCCAGCTCGGCGTACTCGTGTGCCTGGTTCTCCTCGGCGTGGTACTCCACGACGGTCTTCTTGTTGAACTCCGCCTTCTGAACGATGTTGTCGCGCGGGACGAAGTGGATCATCTTCGTGCCGATCGCGGCGGTGAACTCCTCGATGAACTCCTGCTCCCGGTCGACGCGCCGGCTGTTGCACACGACGCCGCCGAGCCGCACGCCGCTCTGCTTGGCGTACTTGAGCAGGCCCTTGCAGATGTTGTTCGCCGCGTAGATGGCCATCATCTCGCCCGAGGCCACGATGTAGACCTCCTGCGCCTTGCCATCGCGGATCGGCATCGCGAACCCGCCACACACGACGTCGCCCAGGACGTCGAAGAAGACGAAGTCCAGATCGTCGGTGTAGGCGTTGTTCTTCTCCATCAGGTCGATGGCGGTGATGACGCCACGGCCGGCGCAGCCGACGCCCGGCTCGGGGCCACCGGACTCGACGCACTGGATGCCGGAGTACCCCTGCTTGATGACCTTCGCGTTGGTGACCTTCTCGGCGCCCTCCTGCCGCAGGACGTCCATGAGGGTCTCCTGCGGCTTTCCGTTCAGGATCAGGCGGGTCGAGTCCGCCTTCGGGTCGCAACCATGGATGAAGACCTTCTGATCGTAGAAGTGGGTCATCGCCGCAGCGGTGTTCTGCTGGGTCGTGGACTTTCCGATTCCACCTTTGCCGTAGAAGGCGATCTTTCGGGTCATAGCCAATTCCTTCCGATTCCGGGTGCGCGAACAGCACCGGCCGGCCCCGTGAGACCGGCTCCGCGGGGTTGCGGGGACGATCGGGCCTGGTCGATGGGCGTCGCTTGATTCCGTACCGCGTTGCGGCGGCACGGCTGGGGGTTATGTCGATTCACCTGCTGGCTACGATCCCGGAGTGCTGGGAGACAAGGGTTCGTTAGCCGCTGCGCAGTGTTGTGACGATGATTTCTTCGAGGATCGCCAGAAGCGATCCCAGACCTCGGCACGATCGGGTCCCGTGCATCCGAAGGCCCTGGGCCCGGCCGTGCACCAGCCGGGCGATTGATCCCGCCACTCACGAATCGGGGTGGCGCAGAGTCCTGCGTAGTCTTTGGGAAGGGCGCCTCACCTGAGGTCTGATCCCCTCTCCCAACGACTTGTGAAGGAACCTAGCATCCGCGAGGACGAGAGTGGGGGGTCGTCCCAGCAAGGCTTACACATCCGTAACTACGGTGACTTCCGGCTGATACATCCGCAGATGCGGTGATACATGCTCGATACATCCGCAGATGCGAATCTCTCGACGAGACGTCGCGCGGCTGGCACGGTTCGTCCTCCCGGCCCCGTCCACGCTCTCGGCGTCTCAACTCAACGACGAGTCGAGCGCCCGCAACAGCACGACCGTCGCGGGCACGTCGGCCTCAGGCGGGACGAGCGGATCGAGCAGACGGCCCCACTCGGCGCGAACCCGCTCGGAGCTTCGCCGGGCCGCGTCGGTCGGGAACAGTTGGACGCACCGCCCGTCACTCGGGTCGGGCACCCGCGTCAGGAATCCCTTCGCCTCGAGTGACCGCAGGCTCGCGCTGGCGTTGCTGGTCTGGAGGACGAGGTCCGCGGCGAGTTGCGACGGGCTGATGCCGGGATGGTCGTCGATGTGACGCAGCACCATGCCGTCGAGATCGCTCAGGGGCATGATCTCGGGATCCTGGAACCGGTGCGCCGCGAGCTTCCTCGCGATCCGCACGGTGAGGTCGGCCAGCGCGCCCAGGTCGTCGCCACGGTCCGGTTCCGGCCCGTGATCGTCGCTGTCCATGCGGACTCCCTTCGAGTGTGGATGGTCACGATGGAGATTACTATCTTCACATAGCTATGCTTTGATAGTTATCTTTCCAGTCATCCCCTCGCAGAATCGGAGAAACGTCGGTGCACCAATCCCGAGACGAAAGAAGATCCGAAGCGTCCGCACCTCCACACCTGACGCCCGCGGTCCTGGCCACACTCGCCCTTCTCGGCGCTGTCGCGCCGCTGGCCACCGACACCTATCTGCCCAGCTTCCCGCAGGTCGCCTCCGACCTGCACGCATCCGAGTCGTCCGTCCAACTGACCCTGACCCTGTTCATGATCGGCATGGGGCTGGGGCAACTGTTCTGGGGCCCGATCTCCGACCGGCGCGGCCGGCGCGGCCTGCTCCTGTGGGCATGCGCGCTCTTCGTCGCCGCCAGCGTGGTGGCCCCCATGTCGACGTCGATCGGCATGCTCGTCGCGATGCGCTTCCTGCAGGGCTTCACCGGCGCCGTCGGCCCGGTGCTCGGCAGAGCCGTGGCCCGTGACCTCGCGAGCGGCCTCGCCCTCGCCAGGGCGTTCAGCCTGCTCGGGATCATCACGAGCCTCGCCCCCATCGTCGCGCCCGTGCTCGGCGGCCTGCTCGCCGACCCGATCGGATGGCGCGGGATCCTGTGGGTCGTGGCCGTGATCGCGGTGCTCATGCTGGTGAGTTCGTTCACGATGGTCCCGGAGTCCCTTCCTCCGGGACGACGCCAGCCGGGTGGGCTGCGAGACATCGTCCGTAGCGCCGGCGACGTGCTCACCGATCTGCCGTTCGTCGGGTACACGCTCACCCAGAGCTTCGGCATCGGCATCCTGTTCTCCTTCATATCGGGCTCGTCCTTCGTGCTGCAGAACGAGTACGGGCTCGGGTCGACGACCTACGCGCTGTTGTTCGCGCTCAACGCGCTCGCGCTGATCCTCGGCGGCGTGTTCAACACCCGCTTCCTCGGCCGCTACCGCCCCACCAGCCTCCTGCGGATCGGTCTGATCGCGAGCATCATCGCATCCGCCGCGACAGCGACCGTCACGCTCGTCACCTCCGAGCCCCCGCTGTGGGTGCTGCTCCCGCTGATCTGGATCGCCTCGCTGTGCAACGCCCCGATCATGGCCAACACCACGACGCTGGGACTCCAGCGCCACGCCCGTAACGCGGGCATGGCAGCGGCAGTCATGGGAGCGATCCAGTCCGCTCTCGCGGGCCTGATCGCACAGATGGTGTCGATAACCGGCAGTGCCAGTGCCGTTTCGATGACCCTGGTGATGGCGGGATCAGCGATTCTGGCGGGGGTGGCATTCGTCGCACTGTGCAGACGGGACGAGGTGGGAGAGCAGGAAGCCTGACCCCGGGGCGCTCTCCCCCGGAGACACGGCGTCCTTGTTCTCAGGCGACCGGTAGCAGTCCCCTGCTCGCGAAGACCCTGCGCGCCACGCCGACCGCGTTGAGGGCGCGGGGAAAACCACAGTAGACCGACGCGTGCAGGAATGCCTCGACGATCTGGCGCGGGGTGAGGCCCACGTTCAGGGAGGCGCCGATGTGCACCTCCAACTGGGGCTCGCATCCGCCGAGGGCGGTGAGCATGCCAAGGGTGACGAGCTGGCGCTGCTGGGGCTCCAGATCCGGCCGGGCGTAGATGTCGCCGAAACCCCAGGCGACGATCTGGTGGCCCAACTCCGGCGCGATGTCGGCCAGCGACTCGATCACCCGGCCACCCGCCTCGCCGTCGATGGAGTCGAGTACCTGCTTGCCCCTCGCGAACCGCTCGTCCCTCGTGATGTCGCTGTCGTTCATCCGTCTTTCCTCGTTCCTCGTGTCGGTCGTGCCGTTCACGGGCACATCACTCGTGGCCGAGTTCCTCGTGCCCGCCGTGGTCGTCGAGCAGCCGGGCGTAGACCCGCACCTTGGCCGCGAGTGCCTGCTCGTGCGCCTGGAGCGCGGCGATCTGCCGGCGCAGGCGCTCCTGATGCTCGACCAGCAGCTCCAGGCGGGCGCGCAGGGACGCGTCCCCCTGCGCACGCAGCGAGGCGTACTCGCGCATCCGGGAGACCGGCATGCCGGTCTCCCGGAGCCGTAGCAGGAACCCGACCCATTCCACGTCGCCGGGTTGGTACCGGCGCTGGTTCCCGCCGTTGCGCGGCACGGCCCGGATCAGGCCCGCCCGCTCGTAGTACCGCAGCGTGTGGGCCGACACGCCCGCGGCCTCGGCCATCTGCGCCACCGTCAGTCCTTCGGATCCCTCGTGCCCGGTCATGGGATCACCGTAGGACTTCGAGTGCGCTCGAAGTCCAGCCCGACCGGCCGGGCCGCGCGGCGAGTTCGCGAGACCCTGGCCGCGGGAACGGCCGGCGGGATCCGCGAGCCCGCGTCCACCGATCGGTGGACACCCGACCCCACCGGACTCCCGCTCGTGTCACGAGGCGGCGTCCACAAGCATGGAAGCATGAACTCCACAGACGTGATCGCCGAGGTCAACGGCCTGGGCAAGACCTACGGCAGCTTCGCCGCACTCACCGATGTCACCTTCGACATCCGGCGCGGAGAGGTGCTCTCCCTGCTCGGCCCCAACGGTGCCGGGAAGAGCACGACTATCGAGATCCTCGAGGGATACCGCAACCGCACCTCCGGCACCGTACGCGTCCTCGGGCAGGACCCCGCCACCGCGGGACGAGCCTGGCGGGCGCGGCTCGGCATCGTCCTGCAATCGAGCGGGATGCCCGAGGAGATGACCGTGCGCGAACTCGTCCGCCACTTCGCGGCCTTCTACCCCGCCCCGCGTGACGCCGACCAGACCATCGCGGCTGTCGGCCTCACCGAGAAGGCACGATCCCGCGTCTCCACGCTCTCCGGTGGGCAGAAACGCCGGGTGGACGTCGCCCTCGGCATCATCGGCAGACCCGATCTCCTGTTCCTGGACGAGCCGACCACCGGCTTCGATCCCGCCGCGAGGCGCGAGTTCTGGACCCTCATCGAGGGGCTCCGCGACGAGGGCACCACCGTGCTGCTCACCACCCACTACCTGGACGAGGCAGCCCACCTGAGCGACCGCGCAGTCGTCATCGCCGGCGGCCGCATCGTCGCCGAGGGGGCCATCGACGCTCTCGGTGGCGCGCAGGCCCGCATGCCCGTCGTCCACTGGCGCGATGCCGCCGGCGACCACGAAGTACGCACCCCCGAGCCCGCGGCATTCGTCTCACGCCTGCACGCCGAGCAGGGCGAGGCCGCGAACCTCCAGGTCATCCGTCCCAGTCTCGAGGACATCTACCTCGGCATCGTCCAGGCCGGTCGTGAACGGCCCGAGCCCCACGGCGACCGGGCCCCCGCGCTCGCGTCCGCCCACTGACCACAACCCAGGAGCCGATACCCATGTCCGCGATCGCCTCACCCACCACAGCGCCCGCCGAGCCGTCCACCGTCGCACTGGGCCTGAGCCGGGCCGTGTTCGAGATCCGTGGCTATTTCCGCCGCGGCGACCAGATGTTCTTCACCTTCCTGTTCCCGATCGTCATGCTCGCCATCTTCTCCACAGCGTTCAGCGGCCTCGACCTCGGGCCCGATCTCACGGCAGCCAGCTATTACCTGCCCGCCATGCTGGCGGCGGGCATCCTCACCAGCGGCCTGCAGAACCTCGGCATCGACATCGCCACCGAGCGCCACGACGGGACCCTCAAGCGGCTCGCCGGAACACCCCTGTCACCCGCGTCGTACTTCATCGGCAAGATCGGCCAGGTGCTCGCCACCGGCGTGACCCAGGCCGCGCTGCTGATCGCTATCGGGCACGTCGTCTTCGGCGTGGACCTTCCCGACGACGCCGGCCGCTGGCTCGTCTTCGCGTGGGTGCTGCTCCTCGGCCTGGCCACGAGCGCCCTGATCGGTAT
It includes:
- a CDS encoding NADH:flavin oxidoreductase/NADH oxidase, translated to MSHALFEPITLRGLEIRNRLWVPPMCQYVVEARDGVPVPWHLMHYGSLARGGAGAIIVEATGVVPEGRISANDLGLWNDAQRDGFRPVVDLVHGLGAKIGIQLAHAGRKASVYREWGVPRSGAMSPEDGAWQTVAPSAVAFPGLAEPVALDEAGIAGVVDAFAAAARRAVDAGFDFLEIHSAHGYLLHEFLSPLSNLRTDEYGGSLENRARLLLRVVDAVRGVIEDSVPLSVRLSATEWVDGGVTVEETSQVVTWLGQHGVDLADISSGGNVAQAPIPVGPGYQVPLATAVKQATGLTVAAVGMIDEPFQAEQIVATGLADIVLVGREFLRDTSFGLHAAERLKVQLPYVPYPYQRAFRR
- a CDS encoding helix-turn-helix domain-containing protein; this encodes MRELEHPEIDDIRIDAVLAALADPVRRSIVTELAAGNHDMVCSAFDLPVTNSTKTHHFRVLREAGIIRQEYRGTSIHNSLRIDDLDARFPGLLSAILTAD
- a CDS encoding Fe-only nitrogenase accessory AnfO family protein; translated protein: MKIAALLDQSGRAASPKRGGTIYVYEREGDTWSSSQRLEFFAGECDSMDDLRAYFATVTEWLGDCQVLAARAANGYYRVAFGSLGVVLWEVNGYPEQFVQEIERFYAQARAAAPAETIEPIAVIEPVPERAGHYRVDLREAMAVKGAHNSRQVLLPFFREANFLRLDIICDHVPRWFSDELPTLGLRADVESHSDLTRVHVHPVKSSG
- a CDS encoding membrane-binding protein, with the protein product MPTIALDLQGISSYTTYASGGMRECHVDQPNVVHTSCGDLVPRYSRPDVRSKDMKSLSFCESGAIRSICLDAQTMVDTPLGAFPAELVTFFEDGVLDSVFPLNGQIGFSWSQDDEKALADDFTFEFGFGSITAKIIGVRFYPSGKVKSVILWPGEVVPVATPLGVFQGRAGVRVFETGELESFEPAAPVSLTTPIGPVMAYDVDALEMDADENSVRFDATGNLVRVATSGDVIANSPAVGHKRFSSRTRMALSKDVPVKLPISITFGNDTVTISNDRQTEAFVISQSRFLVLPDIDVMGLCADGCDTCALGCVS
- a CDS encoding pyridoxamine 5'-phosphate oxidase family protein, which produces MTEIAYTERVCEDSEEISRFLETQRVGILGLPADDYPYAVPVNYVYLDGSVYFHGMGSGRKVGMLEAEPKVCFTVYEEYGTVTAPMACHADTAYMSVMVFGTAHRVDDSGEAARALQALVDKLLPGYYRAPIADGLVERYRSSKDGNAVAVFRVTPDRLTAKANRADPEELFTSQA
- the anfK gene encoding Fe-only nitrogenase subunit beta, with the protein product MDTCQLKEKERAGTINPIFTCQPCGAQYASIGIKDCIGIVHGGQGCVMFVRLLFSQHFKESFEIASSSLHEDGAVFGALNRVEEAVDVLLTRYPDVKVVPIISTCSTEVIGDDIDGVVTKLENGLLKEKFPGREVHLIPIHTPSFVGSMISGYDLAVKEFVSHFAEKGEPNGKINFITGWVNPGDVTALKHLLAEMDIDATVLFETETFDAPLMPSGNHVAHGETTVEDIAGTANAIGTIALNRYEGGQAAAFLSDKFGVPAIVGPSPIGIRNTDTLLKNLSTMTGKPIPESLVRERGIALDAITDLTHMFFADKKVAIYGNPDLVVGLAEFCLDLEMKPVLLLLGDDNSHYDRDPRIQALQANITHGMEIVTNADLWDLEGRIKDEGLELDLILGHSKGRFISIDHKVPMVRVGFPVYDRAGKYRHPVMGYAGAIHLAEEMANALFTDMEYKKSKEWVLNVW
- the anfG gene encoding Fe-only nitrogenase subunit delta codes for the protein MTEEKQSEYMELLLDHIMKKCLWQFHSRAWDRERQNEHILGMTCDLLCGEEIVPSTPEDKCYYADALDLSRAYRNKFGWLDDLSAQEIRQVMQALREKLDYLTITGSLNEELTDTHY
- the anfD gene encoding nitrogenase iron-iron protein, alpha chain, with translation MPYHLFKCSESIPEREKHAVIKGEGEDLSDALPLGYLNTIPGTLSERGCAYCGAKHVIGTPMKDVIHLSHGPVGCTYDTWQTKRYISDNDNFQLKYTFATDMKEQHVVFGAEEQLRKSIKEAFAAFPDIKRMTIYQTCASALIGDDIEALANEIMDEMPDVDIFVCNSPGFGGPSQSGGHHKINIAWVNQKVGTVEPEIKSDYVINYVGEYNIQGDQEVMNDFFRRMGIQVLSTFTGNGSYDDLRGMHKAQLNVLECARSAEYICNELRVRYGIPRLDIDGFGFEPLSASLRKVATFFGIEDRAEAIISEETARWKPELEWYKARLQGKKVCLWPGGSKLWHWANAIHEEMGVEVVSVYTKFGHQGDMEKGISRCEVGALAIDDPNELEGMEAMETLKPDCIFTGKRPGEVAKKVRVPYLNAHAYHNGPWKGYEGWVRFARDIYDAVYSPIHELSLLDISKDEIPTDKGFVTRQMLSDVNLPAEVRDDPNLREYTGAIDSVARLREREYPEFVLTETGEADADASLKIGA